GTGTTTTTCATATGCTGTTtcatattctgtttgttttgctttcagccACAGAGTTGCTAATGTGTAGCAGGTTCAGTTCAGCGCCACCGAGCACAGATGTGACTTACGAGCAGCTGAAGCAGCTACTGGCCGGACGGAAAGCTGTGGTTATAGATGTCAGAGAGCCCTGGGAGCTCAGGGAGTACGGCTTCATCCCCGGGTCGATCAACGTTCCCCGTGAGTGTTGTTCTACCTAAAGCAAACAGAAAGTTGTGGTAGACTTGGGTTGGCACGGATATAGATTCGTTTGCCAGGCTGATAATGTTGCATCCAGCAGTTTGTGTTGTCTGCAGGTCATGAGCAAATTTGGGAATGTCCTAAATCATAAAGGCTTTCTTATAAAGCACACCTTAACCTCTAGAGGCCTGTTATAGGCATCGGCTTTTCTTGTGGCAAGTTTATTTAAAAGCGAATTTCCctaaatttgacatttaaatcatCTTGACTTCAGTATGGATGACACCTGCAGACAACCTAGTAAATGGTATGAGGGAGAATTCGCTTCCTTGACAGTTAACATTACATAGATGATCCTGATATATTTACGATGCTTCGAGAGTACTACTCCAACAGTTTCTAGAAACACCAAACCcatcaatgttttgttttaagccTAAAAGCACATATTTATCACTTGACCGATCTATGCATCTTTGTCTTTGCAGTGGGACAGGTGAACACTGCCCTCCAGCTGGGTCCAGAGGAGTTCGAAGAAAAGTATGGTGGTGAAATGCCTCAGCAGACAGATAACATTGTCTTCACCTGTCTGGCGGGGGTGCGGAGCAAGAACGCGCTCGACGCAGCTGCTTCGCTGGGATACAAAGAGTGGGGGAAATGTTTCCTTGGCATATGTCTGTCAAAATCATTCATTCTCACCTCACCAGGAAGTCCACAAATTATTGAATCATTGCAGTCATGTACAGCAAATCTTGAATAAgatattgtgtgttttctttttaaacttaaccttttttttagTCTGGATGAAAGCTAGAGTATCAGTACAGGTTTATGCTTGATTTCCgtgttttgagttttgaatGATTGACTGACTTTTATATTTCATCACGAGAGAGCATTAAGATTTCACCAATTTGAGTTTAATGCCCCGTTGCTGCATATTGCCAATCCATCATGCGGTGCTTTTTGGAAACATGCCACATTCCATGTCTCCAGTATGTGATTGAAAAGTAGGGAACAACAAACTGAGCTTGAGGGGCTATCAATGACATTATCAAATGAAGTGTATTACAACATGTATGTGTGATTACCttcaaagtcaaaaacaaatgcagcttTATTTTTGATGCATCTCTGTTTATACAATAGTTCATtcgttttctttctcttttttctccatttcagtgTTCAGCATTACCCGGGTGGATGGCAAGACTGGGTGAAGAATGAACAACATAAGTGATCCAGGGAAAGCAGAAGACATAAAACATTGTTTCAAATTGGAAAGTGAGGAGTCTTCTAAAGGGTTTTTAAAAGTCCACacacttttctgttgttttaagaGCCAGTGATTTAAGTTATTTCTCTCATCTGCGATTCCCAAGGACTGAAACCAGAGGGCTCAACACACATTAACAATCCCGTCTGCTG
This sequence is a window from Xiphias gladius isolate SHS-SW01 ecotype Sanya breed wild chromosome 22, ASM1685928v1, whole genome shotgun sequence. Protein-coding genes within it:
- the tstd3 gene encoding thiosulfate sulfurtransferase/rhodanese-like domain-containing protein 3, which gives rise to MALRRCWRFAGVVPRLLWNSTVRPGASVPGGRSSVSSLVNTHRGCNTTELLMCSRFSSAPPSTDVTYEQLKQLLAGRKAVVIDVREPWELREYGFIPGSINVPLGQVNTALQLGPEEFEEKYGGEMPQQTDNIVFTCLAGVRSKNALDAAASLGYKDVQHYPGGWQDWVKNEQHK